The sequence TTATATTTAGTTGCATCTAAGTTATGAGAAATTAGGCAAGCatagtttttctgctttttagaattttttatctttgaaaagattttgtttctttctccattcctttgctAAGTACAGTTAAATTTAGCAGAGTGGAGTAAATTACTTTGGGGTATGTGTACTGAAGGAAAGGCCCAGAAGTTGTAAACATAGTTTTTactgtgtgtgtccatgtgcatTTTTCTGGAGAATATCTCCATCCTTCCATTGGAGTCCCAAAGGGGTCTGTAACCAAAAAAGGATAGAGGCTCCCCAAGAAATGTGTAATgcccattttgtttttcacttatttaaaagaaGTTCTCGTGTTCCATATTTGTTTTGGGCTCTTTATAAGTAATGGGACAGGAGAAGGATCATAATCCTAAAAGTTTGTATCAGAACTTTTCGAATTGGCTGGCTTAATTTTGCTTtcgaaggatttttttttttaatagattttatttatttatttgacagatagagatcacaagtaggcagagaggcaggcagagagaggaggaagcaggctccctgcagagcagaaagcccgatgcggggctcgatcccaggaccctaggatcatgacctgagctgaaggcagaggcttaacccactgagccacccaggcacccctcgaaggattttttttattaccttaCTTCTAATTCTAAAGATTAGAGGTATAAATACAAGTAATTTTGTAAGGAATTTCTCAGGTGGTATTAACATGTATTCATAAGGTATCTGTCCATTGTACTAAAGTTCGAGATTGGTGATTCTGCAAAGGTACTTTGCAGAAGTATCTTTTTGTCTGTTGACAAAGTGAGTCAGTGTTCTAATCAGTCTGTGTAGGCACCAAGGCACCCTGTGTTAAGGAATTTCAAAGAAGGGAGGTAGCATCTTTCTCAAGTATCTTCTTTATCTTATTCTCTTTATGCTCAGAGCTAAGTCTTATATGCATGCTGTTTGCTGTCCTGTCAGCTGGGTTATTTTGTAGCAAATACTGAATATGAGAGATGTGTGATTCTCCGGTTCAACTCTTACTAGTCTGGTTCCTCCTTTCCGCAGCTGGTTCTAAGGCTGCATCTCTCCACTGGACTGGTGAGAGGGTTGTCAGTGTTTTGCTCCTGGGCCTAATTCCAGCTGCttatttgaatcctggctctgcgaTGGACTACTCCCTGGCTGCGGCCCTCACTCTCCACAGTCACTGGCAAGTACAGCAGTTCCTTCAGTGTCAATGTTGTCTGTCAGTTATTAGCTGTGAGCTTGTCTCATTACTGCATATGAAGGAGAAGTTGAGATATTCAGACCTATAGATAACTTAAAAACACATGTAAGGTATTTATATGCCTGATTTATGTGTCCACCTGCCTATTCAGTATCTTCACTTCCGTGGCTAATAGGCGTTTTGAATATAACGTTATAAAACTAAGTTCTTGCTCTCCCCCAAATCTCCTTCTCCAGCACTCGGGTTCATCTGAGTTCATGGCATTTCCATTCTTCTAACTGTTCATGCCCCAAACCTGGTCATCATCTTTGATTCCCATAGTAGTGCCCTAACTGGTCCTCCTGTCTGTTCCTGATGCAGCAGCCCCAGGGATCCTGTTAAAAGTATTAAGTCAGGTCAAACATCCTCCTCAAAATATTTTGTAGTCTCTTAACTTCCCTCAaactaagaattctttttttttttaaagattttgtttatttatttgacagacagattacatgtaggcagagaggcaggcagagagagaggaggaagcaggctcccttctgagcagagagcccgatgcggggctcgatcccaggaccctgagatcatgacctgagccgaaggcagaggcttaacccactgagccacccaggcgccccatcaaacTAAGAATTCTTAAAGTGGTCTACAGACCCAACATAATTTGGCCTGTTTCTTCCCTCATTCTCCAGCTACTCTCTTCCGCATTTTCACAGGCTTTGATTATTCTTAGACATGCCAGGGACATGCCAGGCCTCAGAACTTTACTTTTACTCTTGCTTCTGGCCTCTTTTTCTAATTACACGCTTGGCTTATTCCTCATTTCCTTCACATctgaaatgtcaccttctcaatgaAGCCTTCTGTAAccacttacttctttttttttttttttttttaaagattttatttatttatttgacagagagagatcacaagtagacagagaggcaggcagagagaaagagggaagcaagctccctgctgagcagagagcccgatgcgggacttgatcccaggaccctgagatcatgacctgagccgaaggcatcggcttaacccattgagccacccaggtgtccctgtaaccACTTATTTCAATTGCGGTGTTCTTCCCAGCATTCCTTATCTCTCTCCccgattttaatttatttttctcagtattGCTTATTACCTTCTGATAtactatataatgtatttattattttctatactCCTTGTCTCCCTTCGTTAGAATGAAAGCACAGATACAAAGAAGTCCGAGACTGAAATCCATGGCTTAATGAATTATTACAAGGATAACACTGCCCAGGTCAAGAACTAGAACTGCAGAAGCTTCTTCCTTGTGTTCTGCCTCAGTCATAACTGCTCAGCGTCCTCCTACCGGGAACCATTATCCTGATTTTTATACTAATCACTTCTTTGCATTTCATCGTAGTTTTATCACCCACTTGTCCTTAGACACTACAGTGCAGTCTTGCCCTTTCtcaaagaagagattttttttttaaagattttatttatttgtcagagagggagagagagggagcacaggcagacagaatggcaggtagaggcagagggagaagcaggctccctgccgagcaaggagcccgatgtgggactcgatcctaggaagctgggatcatgacctgagccgaaggcagctgctcaaccaactgagccacccaggcgtccctcaaagaagagatttttgactttttgtttgcTCATGTGTCGTTAGTCCCTAGAACAATACCTGACACGTAgcactaagtaaatatttattgaatgaatgaatttctagtttctgtttattttatccaGTGTAGTTTGTTAGATTTTTCTAAGTTAATGAACCTTCTGAAAAGTTTGCGAGTAACAGTTGTTATTTCAGTGAttcattttatgttgttttacaAGGATGTTATGATATTGTGGGTGAGGGAAGCATTTTTGTATTGCTAGAGCTAAAAGGACATGGGAATGTCTTAACCAACCCTGTACTTTACAGGTGTGGAAACTGAACCCcagggaggttaagtgactttgTCAGAATGATTTTGTAGCTAGTGTTACAGGGGCTTTTGCTTACCTACTTTTCTAGGGTGGCTTGGAGAATTATCCTTTAACCAGGTAGACCTTTCAAAGTAAAGGATTCCTGTTGCATGTGTAGATCACAAGTATAGTGAGATTTCTCTAATACGTAGTTCTTGGCAGGAGATCCATCTAAATCAATGAAAAGTCAGAATAAGAGGTCATTTTAAAGTAatgtattgttatttttcattaattttatactCCTCCACTTAACCTTACtaattctcccttttttctccctccctccctccctctctctctctttctctctctctgtcacacacatacgcacacacacatcaTGACTTGAAAAAGTTGCCTGTAATTTTCTATAATTCCTCAGCATCCAGTCTCTCTTAACCCACATTAATTGGACTTTCATCCCAACTACATAACTGAACTCATTCTTACCAAAATCCCCCCCAAaacctttatttttccaaatccaGCTGTCCTCCGTCCTCCTGTTAATTGAACTCTAAGCAGTATTCAACTTAATTGATCATTCCTTccttaaaaaatttccatttgactTCCTTGATGCTACTTTCCTCTGCCCCACTAGCTGTACCTTCTCAGTCCCTcatgcctgcttctcctcttgtcTGACCTCTGAATAATAAAGCTCTGCCTGGGCTCAGTCTcgctttcttaatttcccttaaTTTCCTGAGGTGAGCTCATATCTGACCTCTTTCCCTGATCTACAGACCTGTATTTCCATTTGTGTAACTAACACAGTCCACTTGGATGTCTGATCGTCCTCCCAAATTTAACATGGCCCAGAATCAGTCTTTCCCCCATATCTCACTTGATTTTTCCTCAAAGCCACCTCCTTTCCTATTCTTCCCTAACTCAGTAAAATCTAGTTGCTCAAGCCAAAAAATCCTCTGAGTTATTCTAGATACTTCTTTTTGTCTTATCTCACATCTAGTCCATCAGCTCTGTTAGCTCTTTCCTAAAAACATAGCTTGCCTCAGTTGTCACTTCACACCATCTCCCCTCTCACCAGCCTAGGTTAAGCCAGTACTTGCCAAGGCACTTTATTTGCCTCCTGagtggttttctgtttctgtttttgcacCCCCCTTCTTCCTGCACTGTCCATTTACCATACTATAGCCAGTgactttttaaaggtaaaattacATTTATCTAAAGATTTACAAATGGctcataagcacatgaaaaaatgcacaACGTCATTTGttattatagaaatgcaaatcagtgggtgcctagatggctcatatggttaaacatccaactcttgatttgggcccaggttatgatcttggggttgtggcgttcagccctgagtctggctctgcgctgggcatggaacctacttgaGAGTCTCTCGCCCTCCctccctaaaacaaacaaaaaaaccccaaacccaaaccaaaatgagatactacttcacactcATTAGGATGTCTGTCATCAAAAATAGGGACAATAACACATTGTTTCAAGAATATTGAGAAGTTGGAGTCCTCATATGTCTCTTGTGGGAATGTAAGAAgttatagccactttggaaaaattaGGCAGTTCTAACAAAAAGAGGTACGTATGACTCAGTGATTGCACTTTTAGGTGTATACCCCTCAGCATTGAACATATATGTCTTCACACGAGAATTTGCATAGTAATATTCATAGTGTTTATAATAGCCAGAAAGTGAAAACAATCCAGATGTCTATCTCCTGATGAATAgttataataaccaaaaagtagaaacaatccaaatgtctgtCAGCTGATAAATAGCTTAAGAAAATACAGCATATTcttacaaaggaatattatttggccacaCAAAAGGTTGAAGTACTGAtacctgctacaacatgggtgaaccttgaagatgtgaaatgaaagaaacttgacacaaaaggccacatgttGTATGATTTCTCTAAACTGTAGAGAAGGCAagtctgtagagacagaaaactAGTTGAGTAAGGGACTAATGGATAGGGGGTTTCTTTTGggagtgatgaaatgttctggaactaaaTAGTGATGATGTTGTGCAACTTCATGCTTATACTAAAAGccactttggggcgcctgggtggctcagtgggttaagccgccaccttgggctcaggtcatgatctcagggtcctgggatcgagtcccacgtcgggctctctgctcagcagggagtctgcttcctcctctctctctgcctgcctctctgcctacttgtgatctctctctgtaaaataaataaataaaatctttaaaaaataaaaataaaagccactttGAAAGGGTTAATTGTGGGCaaccagctggctcagtcagaggagtgtgtgactcctgatctcagggttgtgattttgagccccacactggctttAGAGATCGCTTAAAAGGGTTAATTCCATggcatgtgaattacatctcataAAGCTATTATTAAGTAGGGACCTTACTTAGATTACTCCCTACTTAAAAACAtaaccttttttccccctccttcacTAGAATCTGTTCCATAAGGGCAGGGATgctctctttgctgttctttcaacTTCTATAACAGGTTTTCATACACAGTATCtgcttcacagattttttttgaaTTAATGAAAGTCTCTGTAGagcatttgttttaaagtttattttttttagtaatctctacatccaatttggggctcagactcatgagCCTGAACTCAGGAGTCACATGGCGCACTGGCTACCCAGGTGCCGCTTGAGCGtttgttttagttaaaaaaaaaacaaacccaaaccccaGGATTTTGTAAATAGAATGGTAATTAACTGCTATCTTTGATACAAATAACTGGAAAATTAAATCTAAAGAATAGAGAGGTCTTTATTGTATTATTAGGAGACTCTTGGTTCCTTCATTTTGGTTTATGATTCCTGTTACTATGAGTTGTATGTCGAACCTGACAGTTTTTTGCAGTCAGGTTAGCCATATAGTCTtctgacttgtgatttttcttttgcactgttttttgtgtttttttttttttttaggggcctTGGACAAGTGGTTACTGACTACGTTGGAGGAGATGCTTTGCAGAAAGCTGTCAAAGCAGGCGTTTTGGCACTCTCGGCTCTAACCTTTGCTGGGCTTTGTTATTTCAACTATCATGACGTGGGCATCTGCAAAGCTGTTGCCATGCTGTGGAAGCTCTGACCTTTTTGACTTAATACCTTGAGAATTGATTGTACACCTCTTTGCCTCTGCTCTGTCATGCCATTGAGCTCACGATAAGGAGGAAATATCAGATAAGTCCATTGGTGAGACAAACCTCTTCTAATCACCtggttatttttagaaattagtcTTTGATAAAAAGGTTCAAGAGGAATTGTATTCCAGAAATTTGGAGACTGGGTTTCTTGTTCTGAGTTTGTGGGGTTGTCTTCCAGCTTCTCACAAAACTCATAGCATAACTAACCATTATGTATGAGCTTTTGCCTGTTAGCATATCAAATTCTTAAAGGGAATTCAGCTTTATTACTATCAATACCTGATCAAACTTGTCTTTTGTCCTGGAatgatggagaaagggaaagcctGTTAATTCGTAAGTAAAGACTTTGCAGAAAATTagtgtttaatttttgaaaatctccCTCTCTGTTCATTCAATACCAGTTATTGAGGGTTACATGTCCAAGGGAAactttaaaattaggaaatactgatattttatattattaatttttaaatcctggAAAGAAGAGCCTACAGAGCTTCTATATAGAGAAGTTCCATGTAGGGAAGAGGTCCCCTCATAGAAAGTAATGTAGATTCTAAACCAAGAATTAATCctcaaatgtgtttattttacttgTCCTAAAATAATCtgtctacaaaaataaaactgtaagtaataaattgttattttcccATTGTAGGAATCTCTAATGTGAAAATGTATTCTATGagaataaaggtttttttttttttaaataaaattctatataataaaaatgtattctcttttctGTATTAACTGTCCCTACTTTTAATTCAGGAGAACTTGGTGTCTGTTGCATATACACCAATAAAACAAGactgtttaaatttctttctagGACTCCGCAGTTAGGTAAATTACAAAGTACTGTAATACAAAAAATACTTATGTGTAATAGGCAAATATATACTGAGTATGAGTAGTTTGGTATGAGAAGAGTATAAAGATTAAATACATttgacccttgagcaacacaGTTGCTCTGGTCCacttataaatggattttttttttttaagtacagtactataaatgtattttttttctttgtgattttcttaatattttttctctagcttaaagaatataatatatcaatcatataacataaaaatatatgttaattatgttaTCAGTAGGGCTTTCCattagtaggctattagtagttcaGTTTTGGGGGCATCACATCGACTTTTGACTGTGTGAGGTGTCGGTTCCCCTAACCCCCACATTAAGGGTCGACTGTAGTAGGAATTAGGAGGTCCAGATTATGATGTTCTGTAAATGCCAGCCTTTGGAATTTAAATTACATTCTGGATGCAGTTAGTTTGATCTGAGGGTGAGTGTAAGGCATGATGGTTTGTTTCTCCTAGCAGCGTAGAGGAACTGGGACTTGGCGTGTTTCCCTCACAGAAGACCTTACTGGGCAGCTGAGGCAGACTGTTGAAGGGGAGCTGGCTAGGAGGGTAAGTGTGTTCATGAATGTCTGTAGTAGGGGCTAAAGATAAGCTCCCCTTAATGTGCTTATGGCCTTGTCGGAGACTCAGATGGATATTAAGTGTTCAGGAAAAGGTGATTATTTCTGTTTCGGGGTGGTTAGCGGCTCCCAAGGGGGTGATGCCGGAATAGCAGTGGCTCACCcaggagtggtggtggtgggccaGTGTGCCTTGGCAGGGAGAAATACAGTAACATATGTAATTAAATTACTAATAAAATAGTAGTAAAACTGACATTGTTTTGGATTGTTGGCTTGTGACGAAGATAAAAAGACTGACCTTTCGTCAGTTTTATTATTGGCTTAAAGTTCTCTATAGACAGTGATCCCCCCTCGCATCGTTTCTctctcccccgacccccgcccagcccccagGAGACCACTGCTGTAACGTGGAGTTTTCCATGTAGTTGAAatggggagggcagggactgggTAATATGGGGATCCTGTAGCTGTCGCCGGCACCATCAGACCACAGTTGGTTCTGGAAAGCTGTCTAATGCTAGTAAGCTTCATTAGATGGGGACTGAGAAGTTCAAGTGGAGGCTGGTTGGGTACTGCCTGCTCCAGGTCCCAGTTGTTTTTGTAACAAGGGCGGTATGGAGCTGTCACTGTGAGAAATCACTGGGTTGCTGTGAGCTGCTGAGGCAGCAGGGGACACGAGGTGGGCGCTAACAGCAGTAGGTTTCTGAGGCTAAGCAATACATGATTAGAACTGTGCTTTAGAGAGGATTTAGGTGACATGAGGAAGGTTGGTAACCTAGAGCAGAAGGACATGGAGGAGGATAAAGGAAGAAGGGGCCTGAACTCTAGTGGCAGCAGAAAGTAGGACTCAATTTTAAAGgtgtagaaatgaaaaaacattcttTCATCTGACAGATAGTAAGTACCTCATGTAATTGGCACTGTGACAGGTACTGTGAGTAAAGAGAGAAGTCCTCTGCCCTTAAAAGGAATTCATGGTCCCATTGGGACAACAGCTAAGTTATATACTGTATATGGCAGTACACTGGTAAGTGCAGTAATAGGTCAGCACAGCAGTGTTCTAACGAGAGGTGCAGTTAGAATTTGCTTGCAAGTTTCCTGGAGGAGTCTTGACCTGGTATCTGAAAGGTAAAGGAGCTGACAGGTGGCCAAGGAAGCAGAAGAGGGCGCATCATTTGGTGTGACTACAGCACGGGGGAACTGATGATAAAGGACCTTCCAAGCCATGATAACTAACTGAAATGGTCTTGATGGCAGTGGGGAGTTACTGAAGATGGTTAAGTGTGCAAATGACAtggttatgtttattttatttattttatttatttatttatttatttatttatttatttatttattttttatttgacagacagagatcacaagtaggcagagaggcaggaggaagcagactccccgctgagcagagagcctgatgtggggctcgatcccaggaccctgagatcatgacctgagcggaaggcagaggctttaacctactgagccacccaggcgccccacatttacttatttattaaagattttatttatttatttgacagacagggatcacaagtaggcagagaggcaggcagagagaaaggaagggaagcaggcttcctgcctagcagagagcccgatgcggggctctatcccaggaccctgagatcatgacctgagccaaaggcagagccttaacccactcagccacccaggtgccctgggcatgtttattttaaataggttATGCTGGCAGCTGTATCAGGTATACATTTGAGGGAGGTAAGCATGGAAATGTTAGATTATTTCAGCAACACAGAAAAGATGATGAAAGGCAGTAGTTgccagaatgaaaaagaaaacaaatttaagagaTGTTTAGAACTTAGAATCAATAAGAGCTATACTGGGGTGTGAAGATCAAGAGAGGAAGGAGTAtatgttcaatttctttgttgtGAATAGATGGATGGGAAGTGGTCGTTACTTTTTGGAGGAAAATTAGATAATGACAGTGCAGGGGTAGGTCACTACCAAAGCTTTGAATTTATAAGATACCCAGGAAGAGatagaattttaagatttctattttggggggcacctgggtggctcagtgggttaaagcctctgccttcagcttgggtcgtgcttcctcctctctctctgcctgcctctctgcctacttgtgatctctatctgtcaaataaataaaattttaaaaaaatcttgaaaaaaaaagatttctatttttgGCAATATGACAgactaaatttttagaaattattttgctgCAATGCATCTAGGAATGTTAAATCCAaagcaccttttatttttttttatttttatttttttttttaaagattttttttttatttgacagagagagatcacaagtaggcagagaggcaggcagagagagagagaggaggaagcaggctccctgctgagcagagagcccgatgcgggactcgatcccaggaccctgagatcatgacctaagccgaaggcagcggcttaacccactgagccacccaggcgccccccaaagcACCTTTTAAAACATGAGTCATCTTGCTCCAGGAAATGCTCTCAAGCCAGAACAAAATATGCATGCATAAGGAGGTAAATCATTTGCCCTGAGATCATTTTCTCATCTCAGGTGGCCTAGAGCTCTAGATTTAAGAAGGTACATAGAGGTCAGGAGCAAAGCTCTGGGCTCAAATTGGAGTTTAATTTGGAAACTCCCTAAAACTAGGAACCCTGAAGAGTTTTACCCTCAAAGGGGGGTGActtagaaaaatagtttttaccttcaaaagcagagagaggagaaacttGTCTGACTTGCCGTGGTTCTGATTGGAGGAAAGAGCATCTCTGAGAGCATGTGGCTAAGGGCCAAGTCCTTATGCCAGTTTGTGGCCTGAGTTCATACTATCCGCATGTTTATAAAAAGGATACATGCTGCTAATTTAACATTTACCTGGGTTGGTGGTGTCCCAGGTCCATGGTAGGAAGTAAACAAATTTTCTCTGGAGGAAGTTTTCTCCAAGCCTTGAAAATTCCCACAAAGTTCTAATGAATGTGACCTTCCAGCAAAAAATCGTAATACCTACAGGAAACACCCCGAACAAAACTTGTCAGCACAGATCAAACGGAAACCAACCCACAGAGAATTCAGATCCTGGCAGAATTTTTAGACACAGACTATGAACAAAATGAGATGGAAGTATAAGTACAAGTGAGAATCTTCGGAGAAGGTATCCCTGCACCCGGTGCTCTCGATCCAGAGAATCTTAGGCCGTAGACGTCTGTTTAGGAAAGTTGTCTGTTCTCCAGAGTCCTTATAGCTGGATGTCAGGGTCCATCTGCAGTGGGTCTGGATATCCCTACGTGACCCTGGGTAGCATGTATCCATGGCTGTGGCCTGCCTGCAGCTTGAGAACTCTGTGTGAGGTTAACAGTACTTCAGATGGTCACTTACAGTGTGGTTCCAAGGCTGACTTTTACTGGTATCTCTTCTAATAAATCTAGTGTCCTAGTTGTATATCATGCGGTTGGCCGGGGTGAGGGAGGCACAAAAATGTCTGATAAGCCTTTCAGAAAAACAGCTTTTAGGTTGGGCATACAGACTATgtatatgagtttttttttttttttaatgtaacaattAGAACATACTATGGGATCTGTTAGAGGATGAGTCAAGCCCAGCCTCATGGGGTCTTTCTATAACAACTTCATATGAGAGTttatggagatttttaaaaatgtaaattgttgGGGTGGGTTAGACctgtggtaggtattaaggagggcacagactgcatggagcactgggtgttatatgcaaacaatgaatcatgggacactacatcaaaaactagtgatgtactgtatggtgactaatagaacattaaaaaaaaagtaaattgagtGTCATTAGGCCTTGGCATAAAACTTAGAACTAAGGAAAGTTTCAGTCTAAGCACGAAAGTTCAGAACTATTATTTAAAagtactgggtgcctgggtggctcagtgggttaagtctctgccttcggctcaggtcctgatcccggggtgaaggagcaggaggctggctgaggacaaagcaaaggctggcgccttgcaccccccccttcacccactcccctccatatgtgtagcattcctcaggcacccctgactgccataaaatgataaatagttaacttgctgagatcccagtcctgcaagacaggagtctcccttggtttgcaaatgtccttgagatttacaacaaagaagttaccttatcaatagccctaatgtcaccctcccctccataaaacaccgaaggaggcggaggtagaaggaaaagtaaataaagttaaatttcttctaaacctaaatctcattaacaaggatgcttgatagcaggaatgtaacattccaccaggagactcccagttgtctttacttgatagtaaccaggccttcaatatcctgatagtgcttttttcccgcatgcgtgggctaaccggccagttctgcttctgtaagattgctttgtctgcttttgcgcgggggtcccctgacccaattcactgacgccaagtatgcctgttcaaacagctcagccccacccgaaacttgtttgtacctgtctataaaaaccctgcatcaatccagctctggacctctcggggttatcggcaacgagcggcgcagaggtccaggttcgaacctgcaataaacgacccttgctgattggctttgactcacgtctctggtggtcttttaaggtgggggtaatactctattggcatttcaggggtgctgggatcgagcaccacattgggctctctgctcagc comes from Mustela erminea isolate mMusErm1 chromosome 9, mMusErm1.Pri, whole genome shotgun sequence and encodes:
- the SDHD gene encoding succinate dehydrogenase [ubiquinone] cytochrome b small subunit, mitochondrial isoform X1, whose product is MASLWRLGVLCGAQGGRALFVRIPVVRPAQVSAFLQDQPAPGWCRTQHIHLSPNHYSGSKAASLHWTGERVVSVLLLGLIPAAYLNPGSAMDYSLAAALTLHSHWGLGQVVTDYVGGDALQKAVKAGVLALSALTFAGLCYFNYHDVGICKAVAMLWKL